Proteins from a single region of Flavobacterium sp. YJ01:
- the sufB gene encoding Fe-S cluster assembly protein SufB → MSKYTEDDLKIELETKEYEYGFYTNIESETFPVGLNEEIVRAISLKKEEPEWMTEWRIEAFRAWKEMIEPEWANVNYEKPDFQAISYYSAPKQVDPNKTLDDVDPELLEMYKKLGISVDEQKKMNNIAMDIVVDSVSVATTFKKTLAEKGIIFCPISEAIKEHPELVKKYLGTVVPQKDNFYAALNSAVFSDGSFCYIPKGVKCPMELSTYFRINQAGTGQFERTLVIADEGSYVSYLEGCTAPSRDENQLHAAVVELIALDDAEIKYSTVQNWFPGNKEGKGGVYNFVTKRGLCETNAKISWTQVETGSAVTWKYPSCVLKGDNSVGEFYSIAVTNNYQQADTGTKMIHLGKNTKSTIISKGISAGKSQNSYRGLVQISPRAENARNFSQCDSLLMGNNCGAHTFPYIESKNPSAKIEHEATTSKIGEDQVFYCNQRGIPTEKAIALIVNGFSKDVLNKLPMEFAVEAQKLLEISLEGSVG, encoded by the coding sequence AAAGAAGAACCTGAGTGGATGACTGAGTGGCGTATCGAAGCTTTCCGCGCATGGAAAGAAATGATCGAACCAGAATGGGCAAATGTAAATTACGAAAAACCAGATTTTCAGGCTATTTCATATTATTCGGCTCCAAAACAAGTAGATCCTAACAAAACTTTAGACGATGTAGATCCTGAATTATTAGAGATGTACAAAAAGTTAGGAATCTCTGTAGACGAACAGAAAAAAATGAACAATATCGCAATGGATATTGTTGTCGATTCTGTTTCTGTAGCAACAACTTTTAAGAAAACATTGGCCGAAAAAGGAATTATTTTCTGTCCAATTTCTGAAGCTATTAAAGAACATCCTGAATTAGTAAAAAAATATTTAGGTACTGTTGTTCCTCAAAAAGACAACTTCTACGCAGCATTAAACTCAGCAGTTTTCTCTGACGGAAGTTTCTGTTACATTCCAAAAGGCGTTAAATGCCCAATGGAACTTTCAACTTATTTCAGAATCAATCAAGCAGGAACTGGACAATTCGAAAGAACTCTTGTTATTGCTGACGAAGGAAGTTACGTTTCTTACCTTGAAGGATGTACTGCTCCAAGCCGTGACGAAAATCAATTGCACGCTGCCGTGGTTGAATTAATCGCTTTGGATGATGCAGAAATTAAATATTCTACAGTTCAAAACTGGTTTCCTGGAAATAAAGAAGGTAAAGGTGGAGTTTACAACTTTGTAACGAAAAGAGGTTTATGCGAAACAAACGCTAAAATTTCTTGGACACAAGTTGAAACAGGTTCTGCTGTTACTTGGAAATATCCTTCTTGCGTACTAAAAGGTGATAATTCAGTAGGAGAATTTTATTCGATCGCTGTAACCAATAATTACCAACAAGCTGATACAGGAACTAAAATGATCCATTTAGGAAAAAACACTAAATCGACTATTATTTCTAAAGGTATTTCGGCTGGAAAATCACAAAACAGTTACCGTGGTTTGGTGCAGATTTCGCCAAGAGCGGAGAATGCCAGAAACTTTTCGCAATGTGATTCATTATTAATGGGTAACAATTGTGGTGCGCATACTTTCCCATATATCGAAAGTAAAAATCCATCTGCTAAAATCGAGCACGAAGCAACGACAAGTAAAATTGGAGAAGATCAGGTTTTCTACTGTAATCAAAGAGGTATTCCAACTGAAAAAGCGATTGCCTTAATTGTAAACGGTTTCAGTAAAGATGTCTTGAACAAATTGCCAATGGAATTTGCTGTTGAAGCTCAAAAATTATTAGAGATTTCTTTAGAAGGTTCTGTAGGATAA